GCGCTCTTTCCCAATCCTTTTTTCAGTACTCTTGCGATTTCCTGGATCGTCATAAAATCTCCGGCCACCGCGAGGAAACGTTCTCCATTCGCCTTGGGATTCGTCATCGCTTTCAAATGCAAATCCACGACGTCTCTTACATCGACTACTCCGAAATACAATTGGGGAATTCCGGGCATAGCTCCATCCAAGAGTCTTTGCACAAGCACGATAGACGCGGAGTAATCCGGTCCTAATACGGGTCCGAACACTCCTACGGGGTTTACTGAACTCAACTCGAGTCCTTTGCCTTCGCTTTTTATAAAATCCCAGGCGGCTCTTTCCGCTAGAGTTTTGGATTTAACATAAGCCGGAATCGCACCGTTTGCATTCGTCCAATCCGTTTCGTCATATGGATTCGTTTTGTTCTTATGCCCGTATCCGATCGCCGCAAACGAAGAGGTGATGACCACCCTTTTTACTCCCGAATCCCGAGAGGCCCTCAATACTCGCAGAGTCCCTTCTCTCGCGGGGACTATAAGTTCGTCTTCATGCTTCGGAACCGAAGGAGGAAAGGGGGAAGCCACATGCAATACGTAATCGCAGCCTTTGGTAGCCTGGGTCCAACCTTCGTCCTTTTCCAAATCGGCAAGAAAGAAGGAGAGTCCGCCTTCGGATTCCCAGCCTCCCTGTCTTAATAAGGCTTTTACGTCTTCTTCTCTTTTGGTGTTTCGGACGGTCGTTCTTACCCGATGTCCTTCCTTTAGAAGCCTCAAGATCGTGTGACTTCCGATGAATCCGGAGCCGCCGGTTACTAAGATCGTGCTCATTCTGATTTTTCTGCCTATTAAGGATTTATGATTCGTTTTTATATTCGGTTCCGGTACGGATTTAGATCTTCCCTCTCAGATTCGGAAGCGCATCCTCCGGATTGGAAGACAGGTATAAATCAGAATCGAGGATATGTGAAAAGAAAAGCAAGATTTGCGATCGCATAAAAGATCGTAAAATAGAATCCGACTCTTAATGGCTTGGGAAGATGTCGGACTCCGCATAGCACGTAATGAACCGTTAAGAATAAGAGCGCCACAGTGTTCGTCCAGAGTACCGCCCTTACAGGTTCGGGTTCCGCTCCGTATAGCAGTAAAAGGACTGAGGGTAAAAGCCCTAGAAAACTCATGAAGCCGCCGGTCGCGATCCAAATCATCAGGATCAATCTGGACTGTCTTTCATCCGGATGTTGGAAGGATGAGATCGCTCCTCCCACTATCAATTGGTGCAGAAACCCGTGAAAGGCGTAGAGAAGGCTTGCGCATAGGAAAAGAATCGTCGGAAGGTTGAAATGATTGAAATCGGCCAAGCGGATTCTCCGAAGTATTTCTGCTCGCAAATCCTAATACTCCGGATCGTCTTAACAACTAATTTACTGTTGACCGACCTGGTAAAATTCTCAATATGTAAGGCCGGATATGAACCAACCTCTTTGGACCCCCTCGGAAGAATCCATTCGAAATTCCCGCCTGACCGATTTTCAAAAATTCGTAGAGCGTTCCCAAGGCAAAAGTTTCAAAAACTACTCGGAGCTGCATAAATGGTCCGTCGATTTCCTGCCCGAATTCTGGGCGTCCATTTGGGAATACGCTCCTGTGATCCATTCCCAAAAATATGAACATGTCTTAATACGAGGAAAACGCTTCCAAGATTCCAGATTCTTTCCCGGAGCCAGACTGAATTTCGCGGAGAATTTATTACGCAAGCAGGACGATTCAATTGCTATCTTTTACAGAGGAGAATCCGGCGCGGAGGCAAAGCTAACTTATTCCGAGCTATTCCGAAAAGTAGGGGAACTTTCTTCCTACTTTCTTTCTTTGGGCATTCGTCCGGGGGATAGGATAGCGGGGCTTATGCCGAATATTCCAGACACCGTCGTCGGTATGCTTGCCGCCACAACGATTGGAGCCGTCTGGTCGTCCTGCTCTCCCGATTTCGGGTCCAAAGGAGTTTTGGATCGATTCGGTCAGATCCGACCTTCCGTGCTTCTGACTACGGACCGTTACGAATTCAAGGGCAAGAGCATATCTCTTTCCGGGATTGTAGGAGAAATCGTTTCCCAATTGCCGGAGCTTAAATCGGTGGTGATAGCGAAATATCCCAGCTTGGAAGATCGGAGTAAAGACCTCGCGGATTCTTTTCCGAAAAATTCCATAGCCTTACGAGATGCGATCTCGGCTCACGCGGGTAAACTTCCTAGTTTTATCCAATTGCCTTTCGATCATCCGGTTTATGTT
The sequence above is a segment of the Leptospira wolffii serovar Khorat str. Khorat-H2 genome. Coding sequences within it:
- a CDS encoding SDR family oxidoreductase, with translation MSTILVTGGSGFIGSHTILRLLKEGHRVRTTVRNTKREEDVKALLRQGGWESEGGLSFFLADLEKDEGWTQATKGCDYVLHVASPFPPSVPKHEDELIVPAREGTLRVLRASRDSGVKRVVITSSFAAIGYGHKNKTNPYDETDWTNANGAIPAYVKSKTLAERAAWDFIKSEGKGLELSSVNPVGVFGPVLGPDYSASIVLVQRLLDGAMPGIPQLYFGVVDVRDVVDLHLKAMTNPKANGERFLAVAGDFMTIQEIARVLKKGLGKSAEKVPTKTVPNWLVRIVSLWDQGAKQILPELGKKKNGSNEKAKRILGWSPISNEEAILATAESLIRFGLVGKK